A section of the Gloeobacter violaceus PCC 7421 genome encodes:
- a CDS encoding rhodanese-like domain-containing protein has protein sequence MAKLFRFIPTPEAIQDRSNVSALKKRLDWGEPALTIVDVRDKNAFNTRHIAGAIAMPMGELIERANDSLEQVRDIYVYGETDEQTAEAASRLRGAGYEHIAELVGGLTAWKAAKYPIEGV, from the coding sequence ATGGCTAAGCTATTTCGGTTCATTCCTACTCCTGAAGCCATTCAGGATAGATCCAATGTTAGCGCCTTGAAGAAACGGTTGGATTGGGGCGAACCTGCTCTGACCATTGTTGATGTCAGAGATAAAAATGCATTCAACACCAGGCACATTGCAGGAGCTATTGCAATGCCCATGGGCGAACTGATTGAGCGTGCTAACGACAGCCTCGAACAAGTCCGTGACATCTATGTTTATGGTGAGACGGATGAACAAACGGCAGAGGCCGCATCCAGGTTGCGTGGTGCAGGGTATGAGCATATCGCTGAACTGGTAGGGGGACTGACAGCCTGGAAAGCAGCTAAATATCCAATTGAAGGAGTTTAG